One part of the Plasmodium yoelii strain 17X genome assembly, chromosome: 13 genome encodes these proteins:
- a CDS encoding histone H3-like centromeric protein CSE4, putative, whose protein sequence is MVRTKKSVTTHTPINTHTHMFNMLANNPMINKSANNQIGSKSINKNNSGNITHKNINKNRIRRPHRYRPGVLALKEIRAYQATTQLLIPKIPFVRVIKEITKLYELPNNQFRYTPEALLALQTASEAYLVSLFEDAYLCSLHANRVTLMPKDIHLARRIRGRD, encoded by the coding sequence ATGGTGAGAACAAAAAAAAGCGTAACTACACATACCCCTATAAATACACATACGCATATGTTTAATATGCTTGCAAATAATCCaatgataaataaatcaGCAAATAACCAAATTGGGTCAAaatcaataaataaaaataattcaggAAATATAAcacacaaaaatataaataaaaatcgtATCCGAAGACCACATAGATATCGACCTGGTGTATTAGCATTAAAAGAAATTAGAGCTTATCAAGCAACAACTCAATTATTAATACCCAAAATACCATTTGTAAGAGTAATTAaagaaataacaaaattatatgaattgcCAAATAATCAATTTCGTTATACTCCCGAAGCTTTATTAGCTCTTCAAACTGCATCAGAAGCATATTTAGTTAGCTTATTCGAAGATGCATATTTATGTTCTCTTCATGCAAATAGAGTAACACTTATGCCAAAAGATATACATTTAGCTAGACGGATAAGAGGCcgtgattaa
- a CDS encoding Voldacs domain-containing protein, putative has translation MPISLNCVTEEDLNKLDEEGNNPVLYKGDEIKFIYNKLNLGIGKLYILEKRIIWVPNKDENNKKEKITGFKDITTNNVYLNHYEKNKNFYMHILNELNNISIDSSIIALHAITSDKKIWDDPCVYIQLNTEIDNSDNDEDEINVYTKDKKMSENGEDDSDNDETINNNPIAPEIYLVGKNNLINDTIFKQMSNMENTFSGDQSEDGEWEEDEEEEENEENEDDEKNEEDEKNEVNKPCEGG, from the coding sequence atgccAATTTCTTTAAATTGTGTGACTGAGGAAGATTTAAACAAGTTGGATGAAGAAGGAAATAATCCTGTTTTATATAAAGGGGAtgaaattaaatttatttataataagcTTAACTTAGGTATAGGcaaattgtatattttagaaaaaagaATAATATGGGTTCCAAATAAAGatgagaataataaaaaagaaaaaattacaGGTTTTAAAGATATAACAACAAATAATGtatatttaaatcattatgaaaaaaataaaaatttttatatgcaCATTTTAAACGAATTAAACAACATTTCTATAGACTCATCAATTATTGCATTACATGCAATTACAtctgataaaaaaatatgggaTGATCcatgtgtatatatacaattaaaCACAGAAATAGATAATAGTGATAATGATgaagatgaaataaatgtttatacaaaagataaaaaaatgtcaGAAAATGGAGAAGATGATTCCGATAATGATGAAACGATTAATAATAATCCAATTGCACCAGAAATATATCTCGTTGGAAAAAATAATCTAATCAATGATACTATATTTAAACAAATGAGTAACATGGAAAATACATTTAGTGGAGATCAAAGTGAGGATGGTGAGTGGGAAGAAGACGAAGAAGAGGAAGAAAACGAAGAAAACGAAGACGACGAAAAAAACGAAGAAGACGAAAAAAACGAAGTAAATAAACCATGTGAAGGTGGGTAA